A window of Thalassophryne amazonica chromosome 21, fThaAma1.1, whole genome shotgun sequence contains these coding sequences:
- the trim54 gene encoding tripartite motif-containing protein 54 isoform X2 → MMNFNLSVKPPAAGSSGSGAGSGAVMEDLEKQLICPVCQEMFSKPVVILPCQHNLCRKCANDIFQTANPLWQSRSLSSCFRCPSCRQEVVLDRHGVYGLQRNLLVENILDIYKQQEASRLIKMKPEQQQLMCEDHEDEKINIYCLSCQTPTCSMCKVFGQHKDCEVAPLSSVYASQRTELSDSIAVLIASNDHIQSVISQMEEICSTIENATAILERMSVAARACAVERPEFGFENLSHFAIDTDDVADILRNIDFCSAVGAEDNPEEDGQDSEFDDSSRL, encoded by the exons ATGATGAACTTTAATCTGAGTGTCAAGCCGCCAGCAGCAGGGAGTTCTGGGTCTGGAGCGGGAAGTGGTGCCGTCATGGAGGACCTGGAGAAACAGCTCATCTGCCCGGTGTGCCAGGAGATGTTCTCCAAACCCGTGGTCATCCTGCCGTGCCAACACAATCTCTGCCGCAAGTGTGCCAACGACATCTTCCAG ACGGCTAACCCTCTTTGGCAGTCTCGCAGCTTGTCCAGCTGCTTCCGCTGTCCTTCATGTCGCCAGGAGGTGGTGCTGGACCGCCACGGGGTTTACGGCTTGCAGAGGAACCTGCTGGTGGAGAACATCTTAGACATCTACAAGCAACAGGAGGCCTCCAG GCTCATAAAGATGAAACCGGAGCAGCAGCAGCTAATGTGTGAGGATCACGAAGATGAGAAAATCAACATCTACTGCCTCTCCTGCCAGACGCCCACCTGCTCCATGTGCAAGGTTTTCGGTCAACACAAAGACTGTGAGGTCGCCCCGCTCAGCAGCGTCTACGCCAGTCAGAGG ACGGAACTGAGTGACAGCATTGCAGTTTTGATCGCCAGTAATGATCACATCCAGTCAGTCAtctcgcagatggaagaaatctGCAGCACCATAgag AATGCCACAGCCATTCTGGAGAG GATGTCAGTAGCAGCCAGAGCCTGTGCTGTGGAGCGTCCTGAGTTTGGGTTTGAGAATTTGAGCCACTTCGCCATCGACACAGATGACGTCGCTGACATACTGAGGAACATCGACTTCTGCTCGG CTGTTGGGGCTGAAGACAATCCTGAAGAAGATGGACAGGATTCTGAATTTGATGACAGCTCAAGACTTTGA
- the trim54 gene encoding tripartite motif-containing protein 54 isoform X1, with the protein MMNFNLSVKPPAAGSSGSGAGSGAVMEDLEKQLICPVCQEMFSKPVVILPCQHNLCRKCANDIFQTANPLWQSRSLSSCFRCPSCRQEVVLDRHGVYGLQRNLLVENILDIYKQQEASRLIKMKPEQQQLMCEDHEDEKINIYCLSCQTPTCSMCKVFGQHKDCEVAPLSSVYASQRTELSDSIAVLIASNDHIQSVISQMEEICSTIEENAQRQREQLVHHLNELMALLEERKQDLICLITKQQDEKLQHFRSLIHRHSEHLEAAVTLVESAIQNMEEPHMPLFIQNATAILERMSVAARACAVERPEFGFENLSHFAIDTDDVADILRNIDFCSAVGAEDNPEEDGQDSEFDDSSRL; encoded by the exons ATGATGAACTTTAATCTGAGTGTCAAGCCGCCAGCAGCAGGGAGTTCTGGGTCTGGAGCGGGAAGTGGTGCCGTCATGGAGGACCTGGAGAAACAGCTCATCTGCCCGGTGTGCCAGGAGATGTTCTCCAAACCCGTGGTCATCCTGCCGTGCCAACACAATCTCTGCCGCAAGTGTGCCAACGACATCTTCCAG ACGGCTAACCCTCTTTGGCAGTCTCGCAGCTTGTCCAGCTGCTTCCGCTGTCCTTCATGTCGCCAGGAGGTGGTGCTGGACCGCCACGGGGTTTACGGCTTGCAGAGGAACCTGCTGGTGGAGAACATCTTAGACATCTACAAGCAACAGGAGGCCTCCAG GCTCATAAAGATGAAACCGGAGCAGCAGCAGCTAATGTGTGAGGATCACGAAGATGAGAAAATCAACATCTACTGCCTCTCCTGCCAGACGCCCACCTGCTCCATGTGCAAGGTTTTCGGTCAACACAAAGACTGTGAGGTCGCCCCGCTCAGCAGCGTCTACGCCAGTCAGAGG ACGGAACTGAGTGACAGCATTGCAGTTTTGATCGCCAGTAATGATCACATCCAGTCAGTCAtctcgcagatggaagaaatctGCAGCACCATAgag GAAAACGCACAGCGCCAGAGGGAGCAGCTGGTTCACCATCTCAacgagctgatggctctgttagAGGAGCGCAAGCAGGACCTCATTTGCCTTATTACCAAACAACAAGATGAAAAGCTGCAACACTTTCGATCCCTCATCCATCGGCACAGCGAGCACCTGGAAGCCGCCGTCACGTTGGTCGAGTCGGCCATCCAGAACATGGAAGAGCCACACATGCCTCTGTTCATACAG AATGCCACAGCCATTCTGGAGAG GATGTCAGTAGCAGCCAGAGCCTGTGCTGTGGAGCGTCCTGAGTTTGGGTTTGAGAATTTGAGCCACTTCGCCATCGACACAGATGACGTCGCTGACATACTGAGGAACATCGACTTCTGCTCGG CTGTTGGGGCTGAAGACAATCCTGAAGAAGATGGACAGGATTCTGAATTTGATGACAGCTCAAGACTTTGA